Below is a genomic region from Candidatus Methylomirabilota bacterium.
CCATGCGCAAGCCGCCGACCTCGAGGATGGATGACGAGAGCTTCGTCGGCACCTCCTTGGGCTGGGTGCCGAAGACCAGGATGGCCAGGTTGGTCAGGGTGATCGACGTGGCAAGGGTGGCGATGAGCTGGACGTGCCAGGAGCGCGGCAGGATGGCGCGGATCACCGTGCTCTCGTACCCGAGCCCGAACGCAGCCATGGCCGCCGTGGCGAGAAAGCCGGCCACGGGATAAGGCAGCCCCAGCTCGCCGTAGGCGTACCAGAAGGCGTAGCCGCCCAGCATGTAGAACTCGCCGTGGGCGAAGTTGATGAGACGCACCACGCCGAACATGAGGGCGAGCCCCGTCGCCACCATGGCGTAGAGCGAGCCCAGGGTGAGACCGTGGACGACCTGCTCGAGGAGGTCGTTCAAGAACGCTAGTCCGGAACGCGGCTCGGGGTTCCCCCTCACCCTGCCCTCTCCCCCACTGGGGGAGAGGGATAAGACTTCGTCTCGCCATCGAAAAGATCTCGGAGGATTCTGATTCCTTTTCCTCTCCGTGGAGACTTTTTTCGAATCCCTCGCCCCCGGAGGGGGGAGGGCCGCAGTTCGAGCTGAAGGGCGAAGCCCTGAGGCGAGGGCTGAGTAGGTGAGGGGGAGCGTGCAATGATCTTCATGCGTTCATGAATAGTTGCCGCTAGGGCTGGATGGGAATCCGCTCCAGAACCTTGAGCTGGCCGCCGCGGATCTCGACGATGAGCATGTTGATGAATGCCTGGTGTGTCTCGTCGAACTTGATTCGGCCCACCGGCGTGTTCACCACGTCGACCTCCTCCAGCGCGTCACGGATGGATTTACGGTCGGCCCGCCCCGTCTTCTTGATCGCCGCCTCGATGGCCGGCGCCACCGCGTAGCGGAAGGCGATGGCGGCCAGACTGCCGTGGACCCGGACGGGCACCTTCCAGCGGTCGAGCCACCGCTTCTCCCATTCAGGATCGAGGACGGGAGTCCAGTAGGTGGCCTCGACGAGGCCGTCGGCGATCGACGGGGTGTCGCGCACCTGGTGGAGGAACTCGAGGGTGGCCATGCTGCCCCGCGCGTAGAGCTTCTGCGTCAGCCCGAGCTCGCGGTACTGGCGCATGAACACGCTACCCTCGCTGGCCAGCATGACGAGCAGCACCGCCTCGGGATTGGCCCGCTTCACGCGGGTGAGCACGGGCCGGTAGTCGGCCTGGCCCCGGTCGAAGAACTCCGTGCTCACCAGCTTGATCCCGTACTTCTTGAAGGCGGCGTCGTAGGCGGCGGCCGCCCCGCGCCCGAAGTCGTCGTTCTGAGCGAAGATCGACACCGACTTCGTCGACTGGCTCATGTACTTGGCGAACTGGTTGCCCAGCATCACGTCGTCGGGATTGACGCGGAAGGCCCACTCGTTGACGCTCTTGCCGATGAGCTCGCGGATCTTCGGATTGCTGCAGGCCTCGATCACCATCGGCACCGCGAGCTCCTTGATCACGGGCAGGGCGCCCAGGCAGGCTCCGCTGTGCGTCTGGCCGATGATCACGTCGACCTTGTCCACGTCCACGAGCTTGCGCACGGCGCTCACCGCCTCGCCAGGAGTGCCCGCGTTGTCGCCGAAGGAGAGCTCGATCTTTCGCCCCATGATGCCGCCTTTGGCGTTGTACTCGTCGGCGAGCATCTGCGCCGCCCATTTCACCCCCTCGCCGGTGATGGCCGAGGGGCCGGTCATGGCGGAGGAGAACCCCACCTTGATGGGCGGAGGGCCCTGCGCGCGCGCGCCCGGCAAGTCTCCCCCGAGCATGAGGACCAGCACGGCCGCCATACCAATCGCACCACGTCGCGTCGGTGTCATCGCTCCTCCTCGCTCGGCCTTCAGCCGAGGATGGCCAGGTCCTGGCTGGACCGCGTGAGCCGGCGGGCGCCGGTCGCGGTGATCTCCACGGCGTCCTCGACCTGGACGCCACCCCAGCCGTGCTCGTAGTAGGGCGTCTCCACGCAAAAGACCATTCCGGGCTCGAGGGCCGTCCGGGTCGTCGCGTTGATGGTGGGCGGGTCGTAGGGCTCGAGGCCGATCCCGTGTCCCACATGGTGGCGCTGGTAATGGGGAATGCCGTTCTCGCGCGTCACCCTGACCGCCACGTCGAAGATGTCGCTCACGAGAACGCCGGGCTTCATGGCGGCGATGGCCGCCCGCTCGCCCGCGAGGACGCCCGCGTAGTAGCGCGCCTGCTTGTCGGTGGGGCGGCCGAGCACCGCGGTCCGTGAGATGTCGGACCGGTAGCTCTGGTACACACAGCCAAGATCGAAGCGGACGAGATCGCCGGGCCGCAGCGCGCGCTCGGAGGGGTAGACATCGGCCAGGGCGGCGCGCTCGCCGATGGTGACCACCGTGAAGAACGGCGAGGCACCCCTCCGGAGCACCTCCTGCTCGTAGACGTGGGCGGCCTCGTGCTCGGTGACGCCGGGCTTGAGCATGCCCAGCACGGCGGCGATGCCGTCCTCGGCGATGAGGGCCGCGCGCTCCAGCCGCGCGACCTCGTCGGCGCTCTTCACCGCGCGAGCGCCCCGCAAGAGCTGATAGCCGGGGGTGAGCGTGGTGGCGGCCAGACGCTCCTCCAGCCGCCGCCACGTCGCCGGAAAGACATTGGCCTCGTCGAGTCCGACGCGCCCGCCGAGCACGCCGAGATCGCCGAGCACGGCAGCAAGCGCGTCGGCGGGGCTCGCGGCGGGCGCCGCGGTCCACTGTCGGATCTTCTGTCCCACCGCCCCCGGATCTTCGGAGTACTCGAAGAAGAACTTCCCGTAACAGGCGAGATGGTCCACGGAGATCTCGTCGGCGGCCACCCCCGTGGTGTCGATGAAGGGAACGACGAGGCCGGTGCCGCGCCGGGTGAAAACGCCGTAGAGCTCCAGCCCGCGGAAGAGGGCATGGGAGATGGAGCGGAATCCCGTCATGTAGTAGAGGTTCTCGGTGGTGGTGGCGACGATGGCGTCGAGGCCCTCGGCCTCGAGCACCGTGGTCAGGCGCGCCTTCACGTGGCTGTTCATGAGCGACTCCTGAAGTTGGGGATGACCTCGCGGCCGAAGAGCTCGATGGCCTCCTGCATCTCGGCCACCGTATTGGCCACGAACAGCATACCGGACAGCGTGGTGACGCCGGCACGCTCGTAGGTTCGGATGCGCTCGCAGATCTCCTCGGGGCTGCCGATGAGGTTGCGCTGCTCGAAGCCGCCCGTCTGCTCGCGCAGGGTCGTCATCTTCAGCGACTCCAGGTGCTTGTAGAGCTGGGAGGCGTGAAAACGCCGCTGCGCCTCTTCATGGGTGCGCCCGATGGAGACGGCGAACTGCGGAGCGATGTCGATCCGCGAGCCGTCACGCCCGGCCCTCGAAGCGGCCCGGTGAACGTCCTCCACGCCCCGGGCGATCTCCTCGGGCGAGAGCACCGCGGGCATCCATCCCTCGCCGTACTCGCCGGCGCGCCTCCGCACCTCGGCATGGTTGCCGCCCGCATAGATCGGCAGCGGGGACTGGATCGGTTTGGGATAGCACTCCACCTCCTCGAAGCGCACGTAGCGGCCGCGGAAGGTCGCCCGCCGCTCGGTGAAGAGCATGCGCAGGGCCCGCATCCCTTCGTCCACGATGGCGCCGCGGTGGACGGCCTTCGCATCGGGAAAGAGGGCCTCGTACTCTTCGCGGTACGCCCCCGTGCCCACGCCCAGGATGACCCGCCCGCCCGAGAGCTGGTCGAGCGTCGCCACCTGCTTGGCCGCCACCACCACGTGGCGCATGGGCAGCACGAGGATACCCGTGCAGAGCTTGAGCCGGGTCGTGCGCGCGGCGACGTACGTGAAGGTGATCAGGGGCTCGTAGAAGTTGGGAGGGTCCGGGAACTCGCGCTGCACGTAGCGCTGGGTCGTCATGTGGTCGTTGCCCCACACGGAGTCGAAGCCGAGCCGCTCGCAGAGGAGGGCCGTGGGCGAAATGTCCGCCGGGCGGGCGAAGGGGATGGGATACATCATGCCCTCGATGCAGGTGGGGATGTGGACGCCGAACCTCAGCGCCATCGCAACTCCCTCCAGGCCGGCGACAGCTCGCCCCCGATCCGCTCGATCTGCTCCGCGAGGTCGGCATCGCGGGGCACCACGGCCACCGCCGTGTCGAGCCCGGCCTCGGCCAAGCGGCGAAGCTGGCCTCGGCATTCCTCCGGGGTGCCCGCCACCGCAAGCGTCCCCACCATCTCGTCGGTGACGAGGGAGGTGGCGTCGCCGCCGCGGACGAACGCGTCGCGGAATGGCTGGGTCTGGTCGACGGTGAATCCCGCGTCAGCGAGAATCGACTGGCCGTGCAGCACGCCCAGGTAGCGGGCGAGGACCGGCTTCATGCGCTCGCGCGCCCGGCGGCCGTCCTCCCCCACGAGCATCGGCACGTAGCTGATCACCACGAAGTCGCCGGTCCGGCCGGCCGTCGTCTCGCGCACGCGGCGCACGTGCGCGGGCGAGGCCAGCACCGAGCAGTGCACGCCGTCGGCTACCTCACCCGCCAGGCGAAGCGCCCGCGGCCCCTTCACGCCGAGGAGAATGGGCACCGCCTCCTTCGGGGCACGCTCGAGCTCGACTCCTTCAAGGTGGAAGCGCTCGCCGCGATACGATACCCGCTCGCCGCGCAGGAGGCTTCGGACGATGCCCACGGATTCGCCCAGCCCGGTCAGCGGAGCGTGGAAGGCGATGCCCATCTGCTCCTCGATCCACCGCCGGTTGCTGCTGCCCAGACCCAGGACGACGCGGCCCGGGGCCATGCTCGCCAAGGCCGCCGTCTCCATGGCGATGAGGGCAGGGTGTCGCGTATAGGGGTTGACGACGCCGAGCCCGATGACGACGTGCTCGGTGACGGCGGCCACCC
It encodes:
- a CDS encoding ABC transporter substrate-binding protein, translated to MTPTRRGAIGMAAVLVLMLGGDLPGARAQGPPPIKVGFSSAMTGPSAITGEGVKWAAQMLADEYNAKGGIMGRKIELSFGDNAGTPGEAVSAVRKLVDVDKVDVIIGQTHSGACLGALPVIKELAVPMVIEACSNPKIRELIGKSVNEWAFRVNPDDVMLGNQFAKYMSQSTKSVSIFAQNDDFGRGAAAAYDAAFKKYGIKLVSTEFFDRGQADYRPVLTRVKRANPEAVLLVMLASEGSVFMRQYRELGLTQKLYARGSMATLEFLHQVRDTPSIADGLVEATYWTPVLDPEWEKRWLDRWKVPVRVHGSLAAIAFRYAVAPAIEAAIKKTGRADRKSIRDALEEVDVVNTPVGRIKFDETHQAFINMLIVEIRGGQLKVLERIPIQP
- a CDS encoding Xaa-Pro peptidase family protein translates to MNSHVKARLTTVLEAEGLDAIVATTTENLYYMTGFRSISHALFRGLELYGVFTRRGTGLVVPFIDTTGVAADEISVDHLACYGKFFFEYSEDPGAVGQKIRQWTAAPAASPADALAAVLGDLGVLGGRVGLDEANVFPATWRRLEERLAATTLTPGYQLLRGARAVKSADEVARLERAALIAEDGIAAVLGMLKPGVTEHEAAHVYEQEVLRRGASPFFTVVTIGERAALADVYPSERALRPGDLVRFDLGCVYQSYRSDISRTAVLGRPTDKQARYYAGVLAGERAAIAAMKPGVLVSDIFDVAVRVTRENGIPHYQRHHVGHGIGLEPYDPPTINATTRTALEPGMVFCVETPYYEHGWGGVQVEDAVEITATGARRLTRSSQDLAILG
- a CDS encoding TIGR03619 family F420-dependent LLM class oxidoreductase; its protein translation is MALRFGVHIPTCIEGMMYPIPFARPADISPTALLCERLGFDSVWGNDHMTTQRYVQREFPDPPNFYEPLITFTYVAARTTRLKLCTGILVLPMRHVVVAAKQVATLDQLSGGRVILGVGTGAYREEYEALFPDAKAVHRGAIVDEGMRALRMLFTERRATFRGRYVRFEEVECYPKPIQSPLPIYAGGNHAEVRRRAGEYGEGWMPAVLSPEEIARGVEDVHRAASRAGRDGSRIDIAPQFAVSIGRTHEEAQRRFHASQLYKHLESLKMTTLREQTGGFEQRNLIGSPEEICERIRTYERAGVTTLSGMLFVANTVAEMQEAIELFGREVIPNFRSRS
- a CDS encoding LLM class flavin-dependent oxidoreductase, yielding MDWRWTDSLGVALMGADTATRALGWARAAERAGLGSVWLIEDYFHPGAFSLAGGVAAVTEHVVIGLGVVNPYTRHPALIAMETAALASMAPGRVVLGLGSSNRRWIEEQMGIAFHAPLTGLGESVGIVRSLLRGERVSYRGERFHLEGVELERAPKEAVPILLGVKGPRALRLAGEVADGVHCSVLASPAHVRRVRETTAGRTGDFVVISYVPMLVGEDGRRARERMKPVLARYLGVLHGQSILADAGFTVDQTQPFRDAFVRGGDATSLVTDEMVGTLAVAGTPEECRGQLRRLAEAGLDTAVAVVPRDADLAEQIERIGGELSPAWRELRWR